In the genome of Streptomyces fagopyri, the window TCTGCCGCGGCACGGTGCCGGGCGACGGGTCCTGCCGGCGGCGCTCGTCGCGCTCGTCCTCGCGGGCCTGGCCGTCTCCGCCTGGAACCCGCACGACCGGACCACCTGGCTGCTGGAGACCGTGTGGGTGCTGCTCGGGCTGCCCCTCGCGGTGCTGTTCCGGCGCCGTTTCCCGCTCACGGACCTGCTGTGCTGTCTGCTGGCGGCGCACGCGCTGGTCCTCGCCGTCGGAGGCCACTACACGTACGCGGAGGTACCGGTCGGCGACTGGGTACGGGACCAGCTCGGGCTCTCCCGCAATCCGTACGACCGGTTCGGTCACCTCATGCAGGGGTTCGTGCCCGCTGTCCTGGTGCGGGAGGTGCTGAACCGCACCTCACCGCTGCGCGGCAGCCGCTGGCTCGCGCCGCTGACCGTGTGCGCGTGTCTGGCCTTCAGCGCGCTCTTCGAGTTGTTCGAGTGGGCGGCCGCGGTGATCGGCGGCCACTCGGCGGACGCCTTCCTGGCCACCCAGGGCGACGTGTGGGACACCCAGTGGGACATGTTCTGCGCGCTGATCGGGGCCACGCTCTCCGTCGTGCTGCTCAGCCGGGCGCACGACCGGCAGCTCGACGCGCTCCGCGGCGGGGGACCCGGTCGGGACGCCCACTGACGGGCTTCCTGCCGTACGCATCGCGCCCGTTCCCGGACACGCCGGACGCCGACCGCCGCCCTCGTTGCGCGAGGTGACGATCGGCGTCCCGGTCGGGGCTGTGGCCGCCCGCTACCAGCGGCCCTCCACCTGCTCCTTGATCCGGCGGTCGTAGAGCTCGTCGATCGCGTCCAGCGTCTCCCGCGACACCGGCGGGAGCTTCGCGGCTTCCGCGTTGGCGTGCGCCTGTTCGGGTGAACGCGCTCCCGGGATCACCGTGGTGACGCCGGGCTGCTGGATGATCCAGCGCAGCGCCAGCTGGGCCGGGGTGCAGCCTTCCGGAGCGAGGGCGGAGAACTCGGCCGCCGCCTCCACACCGGTCACGAAGTCGACGCCGGAGAACGTCTCGCCCTGGTCGAAGGCCTCACCGTGGCGGTTGTACGTACGGTGGTCGTCAGCCGCGAACACCGTGTCCTTGGTGTACTTGCCGGAGAGCAGACCGGAGGCCAGCGGAACCCGGACGATGATGCCGACGCCCGCTTCCCGGGCCGCGGGAAGAACCTGCCGCAGGGGCTTCATGCGGAACGGGTTGAGGATGATCTGGACGCTCGCCACGTTCGGACGGGCGATCGCCGTCAGTGCCTCGTCGCAGGTCTCGACGCTCACCCCGTACGCGGCGATCCGGTCCTCCTCGACCAGGGTGTCCAGCGCGTCGAACACCTCGTCCGACGAGTAGACGGGGGTCGGCGGACAGTGCAGCTGCACCAGGTCGACGCGGTCCACGCCGAGATTGCGCCGGGAGCGGTCGTTCCACGCGCGGAAGTTGTCGAGGACGTAGTTCTGCGGGATCTGCTCGACCCGGCGGCCCATCTTCGTCGCGACCATCACATGCAGATCGGGACGGCCGCTCACGAAGGACGCGATCGTCTGCTCGCTGCGTCCGTCGCCGTACACGTCCGCGGTGTCGAAGAAGGTCACCCCGGACTCCGCCGCCGTCTCCAGCACCGCCCTGGCGTC includes:
- a CDS encoding DUF2238 domain-containing protein, which translates into the protein MNGLRPSSLSRRPASEGLPRHGAGRRVLPAALVALVLAGLAVSAWNPHDRTTWLLETVWVLLGLPLAVLFRRRFPLTDLLCCLLAAHALVLAVGGHYTYAEVPVGDWVRDQLGLSRNPYDRFGHLMQGFVPAVLVREVLNRTSPLRGSRWLAPLTVCACLAFSALFELFEWAAAVIGGHSADAFLATQGDVWDTQWDMFCALIGATLSVVLLSRAHDRQLDALRGGGPGRDAH
- a CDS encoding aldo/keto reductase, whose translation is MDEREFGRSGQKASVIGLGTWQLGADWGDVSEADARAVLETAAESGVTFFDTADVYGDGRSEQTIASFVSGRPDLHVMVATKMGRRVEQIPQNYVLDNFRAWNDRSRRNLGVDRVDLVQLHCPPTPVYSSDEVFDALDTLVEEDRIAAYGVSVETCDEALTAIARPNVASVQIILNPFRMKPLRQVLPAAREAGVGIIVRVPLASGLLSGKYTKDTVFAADDHRTYNRHGEAFDQGETFSGVDFVTGVEAAAEFSALAPEGCTPAQLALRWIIQQPGVTTVIPGARSPEQAHANAEAAKLPPVSRETLDAIDELYDRRIKEQVEGRW